A window of Eubacteriaceae bacterium ES3 contains these coding sequences:
- a CDS encoding HNH endonuclease signature motif containing protein, with amino-acid sequence MPRKPKRPCSHPGCGELTDGRFCEKHQKLHDQQYNKYARDPETRKHYGWAWKKIRNKYIKNNPLCEQCLKEGRLTPAQEVHHIKPLSKGGTHDEKNLMALCSSCHSTITAKEGGRWDRH; translated from the coding sequence ATACCAAGAAAACCAAAGCGCCCTTGCAGCCATCCTGGTTGCGGTGAATTAACGGACGGACGATTTTGTGAGAAGCATCAAAAATTACATGACCAACAATACAATAAGTACGCGCGCGATCCGGAAACACGAAAACACTATGGCTGGGCCTGGAAGAAAATCAGAAACAAATACATTAAGAACAATCCACTTTGTGAACAGTGTTTAAAAGAAGGACGGCTAACCCCGGCTCAGGAGGTTCATCACATCAAACCCTTGTCAAAAGGTGGTACCCATGATGAAAAAAATCTTATGGCTTTGTGTAGCAGCTGTCATTCAACCATAACCGCCAAAGAAGGTGGCCGATGGGACAGACACTGA